In the Acidobacteriota bacterium genome, one interval contains:
- a CDS encoding CcmD family protein, whose product MNGYLFAAYSFILLLLFGYIVGLHGRLRRLARELEALRLALRDGEDA is encoded by the coding sequence ATGAACGGCTACCTGTTTGCGGCTTACAGCTTCATTCTGCTGCTGCTCTTCGGTTACATCGTCGGCTTGCACGGCCGGCTGCGGCGACTGGCCCGCGAGCTCGAGGCGCTCCGGCTGGCCCTCCGCGACGGGGAGGACGCCTGA